The DNA segment GATCTGGGGAAAGCAGAAACAAGCCATAGCatgttatgacttatgagttatgacatcatattttaaatatatgttatgCTTTACTTCTCTTTAAGCTATATAATGTTTTCATTCacacccccttttttttttttttttacataaagcTTAAATAAACAACCCAACTGATTTTGGTTAGGGGTGTGCAAAAATtagtttggtaaaaaaattgaactgaattgattttaaactattttaaccGGTTCAGAGTTTTATATTTAGATAGTTCGACTTATTTGAAAATTAGTTCAAAActcaactatttttaaaaaattagttttgaatcaaattgattttaactaGTTTTAAACTAATTATAAGGATCAGACTAGTTTGAAACTagtttttgaactatttttttcaaataaaaaaatattcaaataaaaatcagtTCAGTTAATCGAACCTATTTCGTAGGAATAATTCAATTaacattataaattaatcagtgcattccttttttcttcgactagtttagaaaaaaaaatcaattcaatttagatccgattaaatttgaattgatttttttgcacATCCGACCATTGtgcataaaaaaacaattttttaatgtttgtagTTCACAACATAATTTTTGTATGATAATGATATATTGATGGAGTTCACAATAGATGATAAGAATGAATGATTCAACAATAGTATTAATAGGGGTCAATTTGGGTAAGCTAATTCTAAAGGagttttagaagaagaaaaaatgaaatcagCTTCTTCATAAACTCAATTTAAATATgcacaaattaatttatagaatTTCTCTCATTTAATCATTAATGATAGGACTtagaactaattaaaataaaaaattccgaAGACAGTCAAGGTTAGGAGTCGTGGTCATTAAGGGAACCCAACATTCAATGGTCTTGATTATAAAAGTTCACAATTGGTATGGATTTCAGAATTTCTGCAATAGCATGCTTTTCAACAAACCTGCCGGAAGTCATCTTGTGCCAAATTCTCAAGCAACTTTGTTCCCAATGACAAGAATCCTCGCCCAAGAGGACTATATGCAACAATTCCAATACCAAGTTCCCTAAGAAGGAGAAATTATAAGTCATGAGGTTAGATCCCCCCATATCATTGCAGTGATCAAAGTAGCCCTCTAGAAAGAGAAATTCTAGATAACATAATATTTGTAAATTAAGTCACACCTGCATGTTGGAACTATTTCCTCCTCCACATCTCTTGACCATAGTGACCACTCCAACTGCACAGCTGTTATCGGATGAACTGCATGTGCTCTTCTGATTGTTGAAGCCGAGGCCTCAGACAGAccaatgtattttattttgccTTCCTCAACAAGTTTTTTAAGCTCCCCAATCTTACAATACAAAAGTGCATAACAGTACATAAGTGGTGGGTAAAATATATTTCGAATGTAGTAAGTATGTAACTACCCTTAATTACCACATGAATTCACTCTATCATATTAATTGCAAAGCAGCAGTATCTTACATGAAAAATCCATAATCCTTTCAAAACAGGGGATTGAGCATGTGAAATTGTGATCTATAAAATGGGTTACACTCAATATTTTAGGAAAATCATTTCCTGAAGCAAACTAAGGCTTCAAAGTAATACGTTCAAGTAACTAAAACCATTACATGATCAAACTTTCTCTCACAACcccaaatacataaaaaaaaaagagcaaaaatcaaaacaaagcaTAGAGAAAGAGTCAAACCGTGACTTCAATAGGCACACGAGTATCAATACGATGTTGGTAATAGAGATCGATGCAATCGATACCAAGCCTCTTTAAACTGCCCTCACAAGCATCCCTCACGTATGCTGGATCACCACGGATCTCCCATTTCCCTTCAGGATAGCTGATTCCAAACTTGGTAGCCAATTCAACCTTCTTTCTAACCCCTCCCTTCAAAGCCTGCCCCATACAAATATTCACACATCATCACATCAAATCATATCAATGATACTCGTATATGTTCACATATACGGTAGATTCATCGATACCATTAGGACATATCTAGATACAACAACAAAATCGTATCCTACTAGGTGAAATCTAATTACATGAATTTGACCCAACAGAGTTAAAAGCTAAACCTTGAGGAATATATACTGATATGTATAAAATTCTATAAAACAGAATAAATATGTAGTTGCAATTGcaattataaaattcatattaagaACACACGATTACcgaaaacaatgaaaattataaatcataaacTAATTGTCTACTTCCTTTGATCTAAGAATAGGAATATTATCGATCTTGTTTCTTTTCTGAAATCATAaggcaattttcatttttggtacGTTGAATTGAATGACATACTTTcatgttattatattatatgatactcaatcttttcatttttattggaTGAGATTTTATGTTAGACTTGTACTCCAACACTTACAAGATTGGTCCTCAGGAATTTTTATGTCCTGGGTGAACTCAAAAGATTATActcttataattatttaaattttatacttttttcttgttgacaaaatcattattaattcGTTCATAATCAAGATTTTCAATTGTAACTAGCTGTGCTAGCCTATATTGGATCTTCATAACTTCTTTCAAATGTTTAGATATGTGTCGATAAAGTATCCAAAGTATCAGTATAAAATAGTATTGGATAAGAATTCATAAAGCAAACTAAAGTATGTGTCGTTTCATAgtatcatatcatatatatgCATGGCCAAGAATGATGATGACATGAAAGAACAGTGGccaaagaatgaaaaagagtgGGAATGAACCTTTCCCAGAAGGAGTTCATTGGTGTGAGGGCCATAGACATCAGAAGTGTCAAGAAAAGTGACACCGCTTTGGACAGCGTGGTGGATGAGTGCAATCATATCGGGCTCTGGCTTAGGAGGACCATAGAATGCAGACATGCCCATGCACCCAAGTCCCTGCATAGACACTTCAAACCCTTCTGAACCAAGTTTCATTCTACCCACTCTCGCCATAGTTACTATATGTAACGTTGTGCTCTTTGTGTGCTTCCACTACCACAGCAAAGGTTGCACTATATTGAGTTGTCTGAATGAACCTGCTTGGGTTCCGAGTTTTTACCTTTTATAATCCAAAAAGTAGCGTGGCGACTTATGTGGTTGGAGAGTTAGTGATGAATATTTGGTTTAAAAATAGCAAAAGTAAAAGTATGTCGGCGAATTTCTCTGAAATTGCGTGTTTCAAGAAAAATTTGTTGCTTTGAaagtataaatatttgaattttgctGATCAATAAAGTTTTTAATGCGGATAAAGTAGCCAAAAAAAGAATTGTAAAgagtataattttatatattttattaaaaaaatatatttattaattttttgaaattagtgtcttaaaagttaaaacactaGACGCACTCATCTTTGATAAACATCCCAGcctttgatatattaaaaaagaaaaagaaatagaaatatattaCACCCACTGTCTCACTCTAGAAGCCGCCGCCAAAACAGTATGTAACTTGGATTTGGTTATTCTATTAGCTAGTCTTCAAGAGCTTGGAAATCTTACACGTGGTATTATGGCGCCACGTGTCTATTCTGATTCGGGCCAAGTTCTATATTACTGCATTATTACAtgataagtatttattttatataattaaaatatacaataaccgatattttatacatataagtTATCTTTTGATTTAATGTTAAATAACTTATATTGTAATATAAGAATAAGAATGTGTTTAACTATTAATaggatattttaaaaagtttaaatttaaatataaaaaagctagactccaaaaaaataaagaattaaataaaaaatcataaaaacgaTCTAGTTTCAATTGAATAACAATCACTAAAAACCTCTCAATATATATGGAAACAAAATCTTTCATATTCTCATTTATtggataattatttaaaaaaatactataagaaAGGTTAGTTAAGTTTATAGTCCTTTaacattttcatatatttttatttttagcccctcaaatatctttttgttaattttaatttttttattaaattttttatagcatttttagtcatttaaaactttgttactcgttttttaattattcatttatttttattgttcaaaattaatctcaaatataaaataaatgaaaaactaaaaataagtaaaatagagactaattttcaataataaatcaaatgagggataaaaatagataatttcttttagaaagattaaaaaatgttGGCATAAAATTCATGGATGACTAAaggttgtaaaataaaattgaaggaataaaaattgatataaaaaagttaagaaacttaaaataatatgGTATTTTAAGACTTAACTTCCCGCACCCCATGAAAAGAGCAAAAATACCTTAGTGTGCGGAGACCTTCCTCCCAGTCCCTTTCTCCTCTCTTTCTCCTTTCTCCTCACTCTCGTGGCAAAGtgcgtattttttttttttccaattgacATATACTATAGGATAGCCGAATCCCTAAAAAAAAGAACCTCTTccagaaattaatttatacatgagttaattttaatttataattttttttactttctttttctataagtatttttggaaaaatttatCCTAACAAATCCTTAATGTTATAAAAATCCTAATTTGAAACACATGTGATCTTAGTACTTTCAAAATTTGTTaatccaaattaaaaacaaatatagttCGTCTATTACTTTGTTAATCCAACCTAGAAACTAAATCTGCCAACACTGTCTCTCATTGTGTATGATACAAGTGAGACAGGGGAAAAAATAGCATATGGCAAAGCCTTATTTTTGCAAAACTCTGTATTGTGCCCAAAACTCTCTTGACATTGCATAAACTCTAGCTCAAATGGTCAAGCATGCTTGTAAATAAAAGCGTTAAACATTCTCCAAGTATTCACACCTAAATAGTGTGAAACCGAAAACTCTTGGTACAAATTCAATTgctaaattttaatcttttatatataaaaaaagcagATCCATAGATCATGTATATGTGAAAATTCACTCCCATTTTGCTATAAGAACAGTTCAACATACGCTTCTGAAGCAAGGTATGTTACTCAAGCTAATATGCAGAGGCAATAATCACACTCACTTCAGTTAGTTTCAAGCTACAGCTTgcatttattttgatatatggAATTATCTTGAATAGAGTTCAAACCACTAATAAAGACACAACAATTGGTAGAAACTAGAAAGGCTTATATATTCCTTTTGAATTCGAAGGAATTCCACCCCTCATACTGATATGTTTCTTAAAGTAGCAGCAGAAAATACTTTAAGGATCACTAATATAAGCATTAAGCAATGCACTTCATAATGCAGCTTTCCAAGAAGAAAGTGGTGGGGTATCAGAGTTCTGCCATAAAGAAAAACCATCATCGCCATACCTATCACCCTTGACAGCATCTATGGCAGCGAAGGACTCGAGTTCTGCCATTTCTTCGGGTGTTAGTTTGACAGACAATGCCCCAATGTTCTCCTCAAAGTTCTTAAGTTTGGTGGTTCCGGGAATAGGGCAAACGTCTTTTCCTTGGTGATGAACCCAAGCTAATGCAAGCTGAGATGGTGTACATCTTTTTTTTGCAGCCAGTTCATTAATCCTCTCAAATATAGTCTTATTCTGCTCCAAATTTTCAGGTTGAAATCTAGGCAGTCTCTGCATGCAACAGATTTAAACATACACATAAAAGATTATATGTATGTAtcaatgatttaattttaaaagatatcaAGCACTTTAGTTGATTTACTTAGGTTACAAGATACAAGATGTGTTAGGTAGGAAAAATCCAATATCATAGCATGTTATAAGATCATATGTCAAATATATGTTATGTTTTGCTTCTCTTTAAGCCatctaatatttttgtttggttaTTCAATATCATTGATCTCTACATAGGACGGAAAGGTTGACTATGGAAAGTGAAAGGACAGTAAGTACATAGGAAGTATGCAGCCTTAAAAGTAACAGGCAAAAACCAGTGACCAACTCTGATGTTAACAACTAAACAAGCATTTTTTGTACCAACAGAATAAATCAATGCAAACACTTTGAAAAGAAATGTTTTATGGAAATCACATTAGGTAATGGAAGATGTATGTATGTTAGTCTTTTATCATGGTTTGAGGtatgtgtattttattttctgcaTTTACTTCACTTGGTTATTAACTGATTTATTTCTCAGGCTCTAGATTTATCATGAAAATACacaattatatgatttttgtagTAGTTTCCGTGTCCAGTGGCAGCTAAAGGTAAAGCTATTTCTGCATCTACTTATTTATTTCCCTTTGGAAATCCAGATTAAGGACAGGACACATGATATGGTCCAATTGGTCCTGTTTTTGCTTAGAATTCTAAACTGTGTTTAATAGCAGCAATTTGGAAGCGTTTGGAAGAACTTGTTTAGATGAAAAAAGTATATCAACAACTTTCAAGTATAGTCAAACTGAATGCAATAGTCATACACAAAGCTTAAATAAGCAACTGGGCTGATTCTAGCCATTGTGCATAAAAAGATGATTCTTTCTAATGCTTGAAGTTAGTGAgcataatttttatatgataaagaTATACTAATGGAGATCACTATAGATGACAAAAATGAATGATTCAACAACTATTTTAATAggaattttaatcattaatgaTAGAACTTAggactaattaaaattgaaaactctAAAGACAGCAAGGATAGAAGTTATGGACATTGAGTGAATTCAATGGTCTTGAAATAAACCAAGGTTTCAAAGCAGTGCTAGGAAAGTTGATTATAAAAGTTCACAATTGACTTGAATTTCAGAACATCTGTAATAACAAATAACATGCTTTTCTACAAACCTGCCGGTAGTCTTCTTTTGTCAGATTCTCAAGCAACTTTGTTCCCGATGACAAGAATCCTCGTCCAAGAGGACTATATGCAACAATTCCAATACCAAGTTCCCTGAGAATGAGAAATTAAAAGTCATGAGGTTAGAGCCAATATCATTGTAGTCCCTATCTAGAAAGAAAAACTCCAGATAACATCATATGATCATAAATTAAGTCACATGCACCTGCACGTTGGAACTATTTCCTCCTCTACATCTCTTGACCATAGCGACCACTCCAACTGAACAGCTGTTATCGGATGAACTGCATGTGCTCTTCGGATTGTTGACGCCGAGGCCTCAGACAGAccaatgtattttattttcccctCCTTAACAAGTTTTTTAAGCTCTCCAATCtttaagcaaaagaaaaaattgaagtcatcaTACATTGTCTGTCTAAACATGTAAACAAATAGGTTTTTCTCATTTCTCATATCAAACATTGACATTATCCGGTGTTAGTCACATAGTGTAATGCAGATCTGTGGGAGTGATTTGAAgtgggaaaatacataaaacaaatacataGAGAAAATCAATAGACATGCATAGTGAAAAGgagatgaaaaatgaaaacaaaagcaTAGTGAAAGTATCAAACCGTGACTTCAATAGGCACACGAGTATCAACACGATGTTGGTAATAGAGATCGATGCAATCGATACCAAGTCTCTTTAAGCTGCCATAACAAGATTCCCTCACGAATGCTGGATCACCACGGGCCTCCCGTTTCCCTTCAGCTATGTTGATTCCAAACTTGGTAGCCAATTCAACATTCTGTCTCATCCCTCCCTTCAAAGCCTGCTCTATACAAATATGCACACATTGTCACATCTCATCAAATCATATCTATGATACACATATATGATACGCTAACCTATATGACATAGTGATACCATTATCATATATCtagatacaacaacaacaaaattaaagtcaGCTTATCCAGTTATCTCACTATGTGGGGTTGGATATATGGATCACAGGACGTCATTTGCCATGGCACAGTTGAAAACCAAAGCTTTAGCAATATATCTAGatatgtataaaattttataaaacagaATAAATATATAGTTGGAATTGCTAAAAACAGGGaaatttccattttttgttCGTCAAAGGCACGACACAGTTTTATGCTTTTATGCTATACATACTTCTATGTAGCTAGCTGTATTAGATTTTCATAACTTCTTTTAAAGGCTTGGATACTTTACAGACTTGTGTCGTATAGGTAGCAATTATAGTTTGTGTTTCATAGTATCATATTATATGCATGCTCAAATTACAggtcagaaaaagaaaagaaagaaattagttTTCTAATATCTCAGTTTGTGGATATCTTTggtgtaaaacaaaaaaaatggtggAAACACATCTTATCATCATGTTTTCCAATTTTGTACTTTTATAATTCTATTAAATGTGTAACGAAATGCTATGTTGTcccttaaaaaataatgtcatttcGTCACCAATTTTTGTGAAACGAGATTGTTTTTTTCTAGAAACAAGATATTCCCAAAgtcaaaaaacattaaattaaaccTTGAAACATTCTAATAAATTCTTATTCATTCCCACAaccatgttaaaaaattatgacagaGATTGTTTT comes from the Glycine soja cultivar W05 chromosome 6, ASM419377v2, whole genome shotgun sequence genome and includes:
- the LOC114416987 gene encoding probable aldo-keto reductase 2, whose translation is MARVGRMKLGSEGFEVSMQGLGCMGMSAFYGPPKPEPDMIALIHHAVQSGVTFLDTSDVYGPHTNELLLGKALKGGVRKKVELATKFGISYPEGKWEIRGDPAYVRDACEGSLKRLGIDCIDLYYQHRIDTRVPIEVTIGELKKLVEEGKIKYIGLSEASASTIRRAHAVHPITAVQLEWSLWSRDVEEEIVPTCRELGIGIVAYSPLGRGFLSLGTKLLENLAQDDFRQTLPRFQPENLEQNKTIFARVNELAAKKRCTPSQLALSWVHHQGKDVCPIPGTTKLENFNQNIGALSVKLTPEEMAELESLAALDAVKGDRYADDGLSTWKDSETPPLSSWKAA
- the LOC114416986 gene encoding probable aldo-keto reductase 2; this encodes MARVGRMKLGSEGMEVSMQGLGCMGMSAFYGPPKPEPDMIALIHHAIQSGVTLLDTSNVYGPHTNELLLGKALKGGMRQNVELATKFGINIAEGKREARGDPAFVRESCYGSLKRLGIDCIDLYYQHRVDTRVPIEVTIGELKKLVKEGKIKYIGLSEASASTIRRAHAVHPITAVQLEWSLWSRDVEEEIVPTCRELGIGIVAYSPLGRGFLSSGTKLLENLTKEDYRQRLPRFQPENLEQNKTIFERINELAAKKRCTPSQLALAWVHHQGKDVCPIPGTTKLKNFEENIGALSVKLTPEEMAELESFAAIDAVKGDRYGDDGFSLWQNSDTPPLSSWKAAL